Proteins encoded in a region of the Octopus sinensis linkage group LG8, ASM634580v1, whole genome shotgun sequence genome:
- the LOC115214849 gene encoding protein GVQW3-like, giving the protein MEVVECRSVIRFLYLKGRTPKETGDRIKEVYGDDALSSDVVKHWYHQFRCSWASVETASILGQSHSVIDGATIHKVEAAILEDHRITIRQLAQEVKISVGSVKKIIHDLPMRKLSAR; this is encoded by the coding sequence ATGGAGgtagttgaatgcagatcagtgatcaggtttTTATACCTGAAAGgtcgtacaccaaaagagactgGCGATAGGAtaaaagaagtttatggtgatgatgcactATCATCCGACGTAGTTAAGCACTGGTATCACCAATTCAGATGTAGTTGGGCATCGGTAGAAACTGCTTCTATTCTTGGACAATCACATTCCGTCATTGATGGCGCCACtatccataaagtggaagccgCCATTTTGGAGGACCACCGCATAACTATTCGGCAACtagcccaagaagtgaagataagtgtagggtCTGTGAAAAAAATCATTCATGATTTGCCGATGCGGAAGTTGTCTGCACGGTGA